From Halichoerus grypus chromosome 6, mHalGry1.hap1.1, whole genome shotgun sequence, one genomic window encodes:
- the ATXN2L gene encoding ataxin-2-like protein isoform X3, translating to MLKPQPPQQTSQPQQPPPTQQAVARRPPGGTSPPNGGLPGPLASTSAPAGPPAAASPCLGPAAAAGSGLRRGAEGILAPQPPPPQQHQERPGATAIGSARGQSTGKGPPQSPVFEGVYNNSRMLHFLTAVVGSTCDVKVKNGTTYEGIFKTLSSKFELAVDAVHRKASEPAGGPRREDIVDTMVFKPSDVMLVHFRNVDFNYATKDKFTDSAIAMNSKVNGEHKEKVLQRWEGGDSNSDDYDLESDMSNGWDPNEMFKFNEENYGVKTTYDSSLSSYTVPLEKDNSEEFRQRELRAAQLAREIESSPQYRLRIAMENDDGRTEEEKHSAVQRQGSGRESPSLASREGKYIPLPQRVREGPRGGVRCSSSRGGRPGLSSLPPRGPHHLDSSSPGPGSETRGINGGPSRMSPKAQRPVRGGAKTLSSPSSRPSGEASAPPPPAAFPFLPVGRMYPPRSPKSAAPAPVSASCPDAPMGSAVPTSSASIPVTSSVVDPGVGSISPASPKISLAPTDVKELPAKEPGRTLESQELSRIAGKVPGLQNEQKRFQLEELRKFGAQFKLQPSSSPETSLDPFPPRILKEEAKGKEKEVDGLLTSEPVGSPVSSKTESVSDKEDKPPLPPAGGTEGPEQPPPPCPSQTGSPPVGLIKGDDKDEGPVAEQVKKSTLNPNAKEFNPTKPLLSVNKSTSTPTSPGPRTHSTPSIPVLTAGQSGLYSPQYISYIPQIHMGPAVQAPQMYPYPVSNSVPGQQGKYRGAKGSLPPQRSDQHQPASAPPMMQAAAAAGPPLVAATPYSSYIPYTPQQFPGQPAMMQPMAHYPSQPVFAPMLQSNPRMLTSGSHPQAIVSSSTPQYPSAEQPTPQALYATVHQSYPHHATQLHAHQPQPATTPTGSQPQSQHAAPSPVQHQAGQAPHLGSGQPQQNLYHPGALTGTPPSLPPGPSAQSPQSSFPQPAAVYAIHAHQQLPHGFTNMAHVTQAHVQTGITAAPPPHPGAPHPPQVMLLHPPQSHGGPPQGAVPQSGVPALSASTPSPYPYIGHPQVILVAGNKGLPGAQLRGGVCRWALQR from the exons ATGTTGAAGCCTCAGCCGCCACAACAGacctcccagccccagcagccGCCCCCCACGCAACAGGCCGTGGCCCGCCGGCCTCCCGGGGGCACCAGCCCTCCCAACGGCGGCCTCCCGGGGCCCCTGGCCTCCACCTCGGCTCCCGCAGGGCCTCCCGCGGCCGCTTCTCCCTGCCTGGGGCCTGCAGCCGCCGCCGGGAGCGGGCTCCGCCGGGGAGCCGAGGGTATCTTggcgccgcagccgccgccgccgcagcaaCACCAGGAGAGGCCAGGGGCAACGGCTATCGGCAGCGCCAG GGGACAAAGCACAGGAAAGGGACCCCCACAGTCACCG GTGTTCGAAGGTGTCTACAACAATTCCAGAATGCTGCATTTTCTTACAGCTGTTGTG GGCTCCACTTGTGATGTAAAGGTGAAGAATGGTACCACCTATGAAGGTATCTTCAAGACTCTGAGCTCAAAG TTTGAACTAGCAGTAGATGCTGTACACCGGAAAGCATCTGAGCCAGCAGGTGGCCCTCGTCGGGAAGACATTGTGGACACCATGGTGTTTAAGCCAAGCGATGTCATGCTTGTCCACTTCCGAAATGTTGACTTCAATTATGCTACTAAAG ACAAATTCACTGATTCAGCCATTGCCATGAACTCGAAGGTGAATGGGGAGCACAAAGAGAAGGTGCTTCAGCGCTGGGAAGGGGGCGACAGCAACAGCGATGACTATGACCTCGAGTCTGACATG TCCAATGGATGGGACCCCAACGAAATGTTCAAGTTCAACGAGGAGAACTATGGTGTAAAGACCACCTATGACAGCAGTCTTTCTTCTTATAC GGTGCCCTTGGAGAAGGACAACTCAGAAGAGTTTCGTCAGCGGGAGCTGCGTGCAGCCCAATTAGCTCGAGAGATTGAATCGAGCCCCCAGTACCGCCTGCGGATCGCCATGGAGAACGATGATGGGCGCACCGAGGAGGAGAAGCACAGTGCGGTCCAGCGGCAGGGTTCAGGACGGGAGAGCCCCAGCTTGGCATCTAG GGAGGGAAAGTATATCCCTCTACCCCAGCGAGTTCGGGAAGGTCCCCGGGGAGGAGTTCGATGCAGTAGTTCCCGGGGTGGCCGGCCCGGCCTTAGCTCTTTGCCACCTCGTGGCCCTCACCACCTTGACAGTAGCAGCCCCGGCCCAGGTTCTGAGACACGTGGTATCAACGGAG gccctTCCCGCATGTCCCCTAAGGCACAACGGCCTGTGAGAGGTGGTGCCAAGACTCTGTCCTCACCCAGCAGTAGGCCTTCTGGAGAAGCTTCTGCTCCGCCCCCTCCTGCAG ctttcccttttcttccagtGGGCCGGATGTACCCCCCGCGCTCTCCCAAGTCGGCTGCCCCTGCCCCAGTCTCAGCTTCCTGTCCTGATGCCCCCATGGGCTCGGCAGTACCGACCTCTTCGGCTTCTATCCCTGTGACATCATCAGTTGTGGATCCTGGAGTAGGCTCCATTTCCCCAGCTTCTCCAAAGATCTCATTGGCCCCCACAGATG TAAAAGAACTTCCAGCCAAGGAACCTGGGAGAACTCTGGAGTCCCAGGAGCTGTCCCGGATAGCTGGGAAAG TTCCTGGCCTTCAGAATGAACAGAAACGCTTTCAACTGGAAGAACTGAGAAAGTTTGGGGCCCAGTTTAAG CTGCAGCCCAGTAGCTCCCCTGAGACCAGCCTGGATCCTTTTCCTCCCCGGATCTTAAAGGAGGAGgccaaagggaaagagaaggaggttGATGGTTTATTAACGTCAGAGCCAGTGGGGTCCCCAGTCTCCTCGAAGACGGAGTCCGTATCGGATAAGGAGGACAAGCCGCCCCTACCGCCggcaggaggcacagaggggcCCGAGCAGCCCCCGCCACCTTGCCCAAGCCAGACTGGCAGCCCCCCGGTGGGCCTCATCAAGGGAGACGACAAGGATGAGGGCCCGGTCGCTGA ACAAGTGAAGAAGTCAACACTGAACCCCAACGCCAAGGAGTTCAATCCCACAAAGCCTCTGCTGTCTGTG AATAAATCCACCAGTACCCCGACTTCTCCGGGGCCCCGGACTCattcaactccctccatcccggTGCTGACAGCAGGCCAGAGTGGGCTCTACAGCCCCCAGTACATTTCCTACATACCTCAGATCCACATGGGACCAGCTGTTCAG GCACCTCAGATGTATCCATACCCTGTATCCAATTCTGTGCCTGGACAGCAGGGCAAGTACCGGGGAGCAAAAG gctccctgcccccccagcgCTCGGACCAACACCAGCCAGCCTCAGCCCCTCCGATGATGCAGGCCGCCGCCGCTGCTGGCCCACCTCTGGTGGCTGCCACGCCGTACTCTTCCTACATCCCTTACACCCCACAGCAGTTCCCGGGCCAGCCCGCTATGATGCAGCCCATGGCCCACTACCCCTCGCAG CCGGTGTTTGCCCCCATGCTTCAGAGCAACCCACGCATGCTGACGTCGGGGAGCCATCCCCAGGCCATTGTGTCGTCCTCCACCCCTCAGTACCCTTCTGCAGAGCAGCCCACCCCCCAAGCCCTCTATG CCACTGTTCACCAGTCCTATCCACACCATGCCACGCAGCTCCATGCCCACCAGCCGCAGCCGGCCACCACACCTACTGGGAGCCAGCCGCAGTCCCAGCATGCGGCCCCCAGTCCCGTCCAG CACCAGGCGGGGCAGGCCCCACACCTGGGCAGTGGACAGCCACAGCAGAATCTgtaccacccaggggccctgacaGGCACGCCGCCTTCTCTGCCACCGGGACCTTCTGCCCAGTCCCCTCAGAGCAGCTTCCCCCAACCAGCCGCTGTATATGCCATCCATGCCCATCAGCAGCTGCCCCACGGCTTCACCAACATGGCCCATGTTACCCAG GCCCATGTCCAAACTGGAATCACAGCAGCCCCGCCCCCTCACCCTGGGGCTCCCCACCcgccccaggtgatgctgctgcacCCACCCCAGAGCCATGGGGGCCCCCCCCAAGGCGCGGTGCCCCAGAGTGGGGTGCCTGCACTCTCAGCTTCCACACCCTCACCCTACCCCTACATCGGACACCCCCAAG TGATTTTGGTCGCTGGAAACAAAGGCCTGCCCGGAGCCCAGCTGAGAGGTGGTGTGTGCAGGTGGGCACTGCAAAGATGA
- the ATXN2L gene encoding ataxin-2-like protein isoform X1 → MLKPQPPQQTSQPQQPPPTQQAVARRPPGGTSPPNGGLPGPLASTSAPAGPPAAASPCLGPAAAAGSGLRRGAEGILAPQPPPPQQHQERPGATAIGSARGQSTGKGPPQSPVFEGVYNNSRMLHFLTAVVGSTCDVKVKNGTTYEGIFKTLSSKFELAVDAVHRKASEPAGGPRREDIVDTMVFKPSDVMLVHFRNVDFNYATKDKFTDSAIAMNSKVNGEHKEKVLQRWEGGDSNSDDYDLESDMSNGWDPNEMFKFNEENYGVKTTYDSSLSSYTVPLEKDNSEEFRQRELRAAQLAREIESSPQYRLRIAMENDDGRTEEEKHSAVQRQGSGRESPSLASREGKYIPLPQRVREGPRGGVRCSSSRGGRPGLSSLPPRGPHHLDSSSPGPGSETRGINGGPSRMSPKAQRPVRGGAKTLSSPSSRPSGEASAPPPPAAFPFLPVGRMYPPRSPKSAAPAPVSASCPDAPMGSAVPTSSASIPVTSSVVDPGVGSISPASPKISLAPTDVKELPAKEPGRTLESQELSRIAGKVPGLQNEQKRFQLEELRKFGAQFKLQPSSSPETSLDPFPPRILKEEAKGKEKEVDGLLTSEPVGSPVSSKTESVSDKEDKPPLPPAGGTEGPEQPPPPCPSQTGSPPVGLIKGDDKDEGPVAEQVKKSTLNPNAKEFNPTKPLLSVNKSTSTPTSPGPRTHSTPSIPVLTAGQSGLYSPQYISYIPQIHMGPAVQAPQMYPYPVSNSVPGQQGKYRGAKGSLPPQRSDQHQPASAPPMMQAAAAAGPPLVAATPYSSYIPYTPQQFPGQPAMMQPMAHYPSQPVFAPMLQSNPRMLTSGSHPQAIVSSSTPQYPSAEQPTPQALYATVHQSYPHHATQLHAHQPQPATTPTGSQPQSQHAAPSPVQHQAGQAPHLGSGQPQQNLYHPGALTGTPPSLPPGPSAQSPQSSFPQPAAVYAIHAHQQLPHGFTNMAHVTQAHVQTGITAAPPPHPGAPHPPQVMLLHPPQSHGGPPQGAVPQSGVPALSASTPSPYPYIGHPQGEQPGQAPGFPGGADDRIPPLPPPGELKIVLAAT, encoded by the exons ATGTTGAAGCCTCAGCCGCCACAACAGacctcccagccccagcagccGCCCCCCACGCAACAGGCCGTGGCCCGCCGGCCTCCCGGGGGCACCAGCCCTCCCAACGGCGGCCTCCCGGGGCCCCTGGCCTCCACCTCGGCTCCCGCAGGGCCTCCCGCGGCCGCTTCTCCCTGCCTGGGGCCTGCAGCCGCCGCCGGGAGCGGGCTCCGCCGGGGAGCCGAGGGTATCTTggcgccgcagccgccgccgccgcagcaaCACCAGGAGAGGCCAGGGGCAACGGCTATCGGCAGCGCCAG GGGACAAAGCACAGGAAAGGGACCCCCACAGTCACCG GTGTTCGAAGGTGTCTACAACAATTCCAGAATGCTGCATTTTCTTACAGCTGTTGTG GGCTCCACTTGTGATGTAAAGGTGAAGAATGGTACCACCTATGAAGGTATCTTCAAGACTCTGAGCTCAAAG TTTGAACTAGCAGTAGATGCTGTACACCGGAAAGCATCTGAGCCAGCAGGTGGCCCTCGTCGGGAAGACATTGTGGACACCATGGTGTTTAAGCCAAGCGATGTCATGCTTGTCCACTTCCGAAATGTTGACTTCAATTATGCTACTAAAG ACAAATTCACTGATTCAGCCATTGCCATGAACTCGAAGGTGAATGGGGAGCACAAAGAGAAGGTGCTTCAGCGCTGGGAAGGGGGCGACAGCAACAGCGATGACTATGACCTCGAGTCTGACATG TCCAATGGATGGGACCCCAACGAAATGTTCAAGTTCAACGAGGAGAACTATGGTGTAAAGACCACCTATGACAGCAGTCTTTCTTCTTATAC GGTGCCCTTGGAGAAGGACAACTCAGAAGAGTTTCGTCAGCGGGAGCTGCGTGCAGCCCAATTAGCTCGAGAGATTGAATCGAGCCCCCAGTACCGCCTGCGGATCGCCATGGAGAACGATGATGGGCGCACCGAGGAGGAGAAGCACAGTGCGGTCCAGCGGCAGGGTTCAGGACGGGAGAGCCCCAGCTTGGCATCTAG GGAGGGAAAGTATATCCCTCTACCCCAGCGAGTTCGGGAAGGTCCCCGGGGAGGAGTTCGATGCAGTAGTTCCCGGGGTGGCCGGCCCGGCCTTAGCTCTTTGCCACCTCGTGGCCCTCACCACCTTGACAGTAGCAGCCCCGGCCCAGGTTCTGAGACACGTGGTATCAACGGAG gccctTCCCGCATGTCCCCTAAGGCACAACGGCCTGTGAGAGGTGGTGCCAAGACTCTGTCCTCACCCAGCAGTAGGCCTTCTGGAGAAGCTTCTGCTCCGCCCCCTCCTGCAG ctttcccttttcttccagtGGGCCGGATGTACCCCCCGCGCTCTCCCAAGTCGGCTGCCCCTGCCCCAGTCTCAGCTTCCTGTCCTGATGCCCCCATGGGCTCGGCAGTACCGACCTCTTCGGCTTCTATCCCTGTGACATCATCAGTTGTGGATCCTGGAGTAGGCTCCATTTCCCCAGCTTCTCCAAAGATCTCATTGGCCCCCACAGATG TAAAAGAACTTCCAGCCAAGGAACCTGGGAGAACTCTGGAGTCCCAGGAGCTGTCCCGGATAGCTGGGAAAG TTCCTGGCCTTCAGAATGAACAGAAACGCTTTCAACTGGAAGAACTGAGAAAGTTTGGGGCCCAGTTTAAG CTGCAGCCCAGTAGCTCCCCTGAGACCAGCCTGGATCCTTTTCCTCCCCGGATCTTAAAGGAGGAGgccaaagggaaagagaaggaggttGATGGTTTATTAACGTCAGAGCCAGTGGGGTCCCCAGTCTCCTCGAAGACGGAGTCCGTATCGGATAAGGAGGACAAGCCGCCCCTACCGCCggcaggaggcacagaggggcCCGAGCAGCCCCCGCCACCTTGCCCAAGCCAGACTGGCAGCCCCCCGGTGGGCCTCATCAAGGGAGACGACAAGGATGAGGGCCCGGTCGCTGA ACAAGTGAAGAAGTCAACACTGAACCCCAACGCCAAGGAGTTCAATCCCACAAAGCCTCTGCTGTCTGTG AATAAATCCACCAGTACCCCGACTTCTCCGGGGCCCCGGACTCattcaactccctccatcccggTGCTGACAGCAGGCCAGAGTGGGCTCTACAGCCCCCAGTACATTTCCTACATACCTCAGATCCACATGGGACCAGCTGTTCAG GCACCTCAGATGTATCCATACCCTGTATCCAATTCTGTGCCTGGACAGCAGGGCAAGTACCGGGGAGCAAAAG gctccctgcccccccagcgCTCGGACCAACACCAGCCAGCCTCAGCCCCTCCGATGATGCAGGCCGCCGCCGCTGCTGGCCCACCTCTGGTGGCTGCCACGCCGTACTCTTCCTACATCCCTTACACCCCACAGCAGTTCCCGGGCCAGCCCGCTATGATGCAGCCCATGGCCCACTACCCCTCGCAG CCGGTGTTTGCCCCCATGCTTCAGAGCAACCCACGCATGCTGACGTCGGGGAGCCATCCCCAGGCCATTGTGTCGTCCTCCACCCCTCAGTACCCTTCTGCAGAGCAGCCCACCCCCCAAGCCCTCTATG CCACTGTTCACCAGTCCTATCCACACCATGCCACGCAGCTCCATGCCCACCAGCCGCAGCCGGCCACCACACCTACTGGGAGCCAGCCGCAGTCCCAGCATGCGGCCCCCAGTCCCGTCCAG CACCAGGCGGGGCAGGCCCCACACCTGGGCAGTGGACAGCCACAGCAGAATCTgtaccacccaggggccctgacaGGCACGCCGCCTTCTCTGCCACCGGGACCTTCTGCCCAGTCCCCTCAGAGCAGCTTCCCCCAACCAGCCGCTGTATATGCCATCCATGCCCATCAGCAGCTGCCCCACGGCTTCACCAACATGGCCCATGTTACCCAG GCCCATGTCCAAACTGGAATCACAGCAGCCCCGCCCCCTCACCCTGGGGCTCCCCACCcgccccaggtgatgctgctgcacCCACCCCAGAGCCATGGGGGCCCCCCCCAAGGCGCGGTGCCCCAGAGTGGGGTGCCTGCACTCTCAGCTTCCACACCCTCACCCTACCCCTACATCGGACACCCCCAAGGTGAGCAGCCTGGCCAGGCGCCTGGATTTCCAGGAGGAGCCGATGACAGGATTC ctccccttccaccccccgGGGAACTGAAGATTGTCCTGGCCGCGACCTGA
- the ATXN2L gene encoding ataxin-2-like protein isoform X5, protein MLKPQPPQQTSQPQQPPPTQQAVARRPPGGTSPPNGGLPGPLASTSAPAGPPAAASPCLGPAAAAGSGLRRGAEGILAPQPPPPQQHQERPGATAIGSARGQSTGKGPPQSPVFEGVYNNSRMLHFLTAVVGSTCDVKVKNGTTYEGIFKTLSSKFELAVDAVHRKASEPAGGPRREDIVDTMVFKPSDVMLVHFRNVDFNYATKDKFTDSAIAMNSKVNGEHKEKVLQRWEGGDSNSDDYDLESDMSNGWDPNEMFKFNEENYGVKTTYDSSLSSYTVPLEKDNSEEFRQRELRAAQLAREIESSPQYRLRIAMENDDGRTEEEKHSAVQRQGSGRESPSLASREGKYIPLPQRVREGPRGGVRCSSSRGGRPGLSSLPPRGPHHLDSSSPGPGSETRGINGGPSRMSPKAQRPVRGGAKTLSSPSSRPSGEASAPPPPAAFPFLPVGRMYPPRSPKSAAPAPVSASCPDAPMGSAVPTSSASIPVTSSVVDPGVGSISPASPKISLAPTDVKELPAKEPGRTLESQELSRIAGKVPGLQNEQKRFQLEELRKFGAQFKLQPSSSPETSLDPFPPRILKEEAKGKEKEVDGLLTSEPVGSPVSSKTESVSDKEDKPPLPPAGGTEGPEQPPPPCPSQTGSPPVGLIKGDDKDEGPVAEQVKKSTLNPNAKEFNPTKPLLSVNKSTSTPTSPGPRTHSTPSIPVLTAGQSGLYSPQYISYIPQIHMGPAVQAPQMYPYPVSNSVPGQQGKYRGAKGSLPPQRSDQHQPASAPPMMQAAAAAGPPLVAATPYSSYIPYTPQQFPGQPAMMQPMAHYPSQPVFAPMLQSNPRMLTSGSHPQAIVSSSTPQYPSAEQPTPQALYATVHQSYPHHATQLHAHQPQPATTPTGSQPQSQHAAPSPVQHQAGQAPHLGSGQPQQNLYHPGALTGTPPSLPPGPSAQSPQSSFPQPAAVYAIHAHQQLPHGFTNMAHVTQAHVQTGITAAPPPHPGAPHPPQVMLLHPPQSHGGPPQGAVPQSGVPALSASTPSPYPYIGHPQAPLPPPGELKIVLAAT, encoded by the exons ATGTTGAAGCCTCAGCCGCCACAACAGacctcccagccccagcagccGCCCCCCACGCAACAGGCCGTGGCCCGCCGGCCTCCCGGGGGCACCAGCCCTCCCAACGGCGGCCTCCCGGGGCCCCTGGCCTCCACCTCGGCTCCCGCAGGGCCTCCCGCGGCCGCTTCTCCCTGCCTGGGGCCTGCAGCCGCCGCCGGGAGCGGGCTCCGCCGGGGAGCCGAGGGTATCTTggcgccgcagccgccgccgccgcagcaaCACCAGGAGAGGCCAGGGGCAACGGCTATCGGCAGCGCCAG GGGACAAAGCACAGGAAAGGGACCCCCACAGTCACCG GTGTTCGAAGGTGTCTACAACAATTCCAGAATGCTGCATTTTCTTACAGCTGTTGTG GGCTCCACTTGTGATGTAAAGGTGAAGAATGGTACCACCTATGAAGGTATCTTCAAGACTCTGAGCTCAAAG TTTGAACTAGCAGTAGATGCTGTACACCGGAAAGCATCTGAGCCAGCAGGTGGCCCTCGTCGGGAAGACATTGTGGACACCATGGTGTTTAAGCCAAGCGATGTCATGCTTGTCCACTTCCGAAATGTTGACTTCAATTATGCTACTAAAG ACAAATTCACTGATTCAGCCATTGCCATGAACTCGAAGGTGAATGGGGAGCACAAAGAGAAGGTGCTTCAGCGCTGGGAAGGGGGCGACAGCAACAGCGATGACTATGACCTCGAGTCTGACATG TCCAATGGATGGGACCCCAACGAAATGTTCAAGTTCAACGAGGAGAACTATGGTGTAAAGACCACCTATGACAGCAGTCTTTCTTCTTATAC GGTGCCCTTGGAGAAGGACAACTCAGAAGAGTTTCGTCAGCGGGAGCTGCGTGCAGCCCAATTAGCTCGAGAGATTGAATCGAGCCCCCAGTACCGCCTGCGGATCGCCATGGAGAACGATGATGGGCGCACCGAGGAGGAGAAGCACAGTGCGGTCCAGCGGCAGGGTTCAGGACGGGAGAGCCCCAGCTTGGCATCTAG GGAGGGAAAGTATATCCCTCTACCCCAGCGAGTTCGGGAAGGTCCCCGGGGAGGAGTTCGATGCAGTAGTTCCCGGGGTGGCCGGCCCGGCCTTAGCTCTTTGCCACCTCGTGGCCCTCACCACCTTGACAGTAGCAGCCCCGGCCCAGGTTCTGAGACACGTGGTATCAACGGAG gccctTCCCGCATGTCCCCTAAGGCACAACGGCCTGTGAGAGGTGGTGCCAAGACTCTGTCCTCACCCAGCAGTAGGCCTTCTGGAGAAGCTTCTGCTCCGCCCCCTCCTGCAG ctttcccttttcttccagtGGGCCGGATGTACCCCCCGCGCTCTCCCAAGTCGGCTGCCCCTGCCCCAGTCTCAGCTTCCTGTCCTGATGCCCCCATGGGCTCGGCAGTACCGACCTCTTCGGCTTCTATCCCTGTGACATCATCAGTTGTGGATCCTGGAGTAGGCTCCATTTCCCCAGCTTCTCCAAAGATCTCATTGGCCCCCACAGATG TAAAAGAACTTCCAGCCAAGGAACCTGGGAGAACTCTGGAGTCCCAGGAGCTGTCCCGGATAGCTGGGAAAG TTCCTGGCCTTCAGAATGAACAGAAACGCTTTCAACTGGAAGAACTGAGAAAGTTTGGGGCCCAGTTTAAG CTGCAGCCCAGTAGCTCCCCTGAGACCAGCCTGGATCCTTTTCCTCCCCGGATCTTAAAGGAGGAGgccaaagggaaagagaaggaggttGATGGTTTATTAACGTCAGAGCCAGTGGGGTCCCCAGTCTCCTCGAAGACGGAGTCCGTATCGGATAAGGAGGACAAGCCGCCCCTACCGCCggcaggaggcacagaggggcCCGAGCAGCCCCCGCCACCTTGCCCAAGCCAGACTGGCAGCCCCCCGGTGGGCCTCATCAAGGGAGACGACAAGGATGAGGGCCCGGTCGCTGA ACAAGTGAAGAAGTCAACACTGAACCCCAACGCCAAGGAGTTCAATCCCACAAAGCCTCTGCTGTCTGTG AATAAATCCACCAGTACCCCGACTTCTCCGGGGCCCCGGACTCattcaactccctccatcccggTGCTGACAGCAGGCCAGAGTGGGCTCTACAGCCCCCAGTACATTTCCTACATACCTCAGATCCACATGGGACCAGCTGTTCAG GCACCTCAGATGTATCCATACCCTGTATCCAATTCTGTGCCTGGACAGCAGGGCAAGTACCGGGGAGCAAAAG gctccctgcccccccagcgCTCGGACCAACACCAGCCAGCCTCAGCCCCTCCGATGATGCAGGCCGCCGCCGCTGCTGGCCCACCTCTGGTGGCTGCCACGCCGTACTCTTCCTACATCCCTTACACCCCACAGCAGTTCCCGGGCCAGCCCGCTATGATGCAGCCCATGGCCCACTACCCCTCGCAG CCGGTGTTTGCCCCCATGCTTCAGAGCAACCCACGCATGCTGACGTCGGGGAGCCATCCCCAGGCCATTGTGTCGTCCTCCACCCCTCAGTACCCTTCTGCAGAGCAGCCCACCCCCCAAGCCCTCTATG CCACTGTTCACCAGTCCTATCCACACCATGCCACGCAGCTCCATGCCCACCAGCCGCAGCCGGCCACCACACCTACTGGGAGCCAGCCGCAGTCCCAGCATGCGGCCCCCAGTCCCGTCCAG CACCAGGCGGGGCAGGCCCCACACCTGGGCAGTGGACAGCCACAGCAGAATCTgtaccacccaggggccctgacaGGCACGCCGCCTTCTCTGCCACCGGGACCTTCTGCCCAGTCCCCTCAGAGCAGCTTCCCCCAACCAGCCGCTGTATATGCCATCCATGCCCATCAGCAGCTGCCCCACGGCTTCACCAACATGGCCCATGTTACCCAG GCCCATGTCCAAACTGGAATCACAGCAGCCCCGCCCCCTCACCCTGGGGCTCCCCACCcgccccaggtgatgctgctgcacCCACCCCAGAGCCATGGGGGCCCCCCCCAAGGCGCGGTGCCCCAGAGTGGGGTGCCTGCACTCTCAGCTTCCACACCCTCACCCTACCCCTACATCGGACACCCCCAAG ctccccttccaccccccgGGGAACTGAAGATTGTCCTGGCCGCGACCTGA